Below is a genomic region from Falco naumanni isolate bFalNau1 chromosome 17, bFalNau1.pat, whole genome shotgun sequence.
CTTCTCCCCTCAGTGCATGAGGCTGGTGTTTGCCCAAGAGCCACCCAGCACCCGCACTGACGCCCAAGGCAGCGCCGGGAGCCATGTCGGGTTCCTACGACGAGTCAGCAGCGACGGCGGAGGAAACAACTGACAGCTTCTGGGAGGTGAGTCCTGGCTGTCCTCTCCTCCCGCGGGGCCCCTGCCACTGTCACTGCATCCCAGGGCGTACCCCAGGCTCGGGGGGGACAatgctgccctcccctcccgcagtgagctgtgcctgcaggcaTCCCTGCCATGGTGGTTTGGGTGTctgagctggctctgctggagGTCTCAACCTCAGCTGTCCCCGAGGGGCACAGAGCAGTGGAGGGGACAAAAAGGAGTTGGGTTTGAGCACCCCCAAGACAAAAGCACCATCCCTGCACCCCCAAAGTGGCCAGTGCCCCCCTTGTCCCCaccccaggacagctggggctgagctgggcaaTCAGGCCACAGCTCCCACacctgcctgtccccatccccatccccatccccatcccaggTGGGGAACTACAAGCGCACGGTGAAGCGGATTGATGACGGGCACCGGCTCTGCAATGACCTCATGAACTGTGTGCACGAGCGGGCCAAGATCGAGAAGTCCTACGCCCAGCAGCTCACTGACTGGTCCAAGCGGTGGAGGCAGCTCATTGAGAAAGGTACCATGGCTTCCACAAGGTCCCCATGGGTCCCCGTGCACTGTCACAACTTCATCTGCTAGAGGCGGAGAGGGTAAGGGCTGTGGAGTGACACTTGgctgtcccctctgccccccaggTCCCCAGTAtggcagcctggagaaggcGTGGGGTGCCATCATGACAGAGGCGGACAAGGTGAGTGAGCTGCACCAGGAGGTGAAGAACAGCCTGCTGAACGATGACTTCGAGAAGGTCAAGAACTGGCAGAAAGATGCCTACCACAAGCAGATCATGGGAGGCTTCAAGGAGGCCAAGGAGGCTGAGGATGGCTTCCGGAAAGCCCAGAAACCCTGGGCCAAGAAGCTCAAGGAGGTGAGAGGAGAAGCGCAGCATGTCCTGGAGCATCTCCCAGTTCCAGCTCTGGGTGCCCCGTCCAGGCTGGGAGAGCCAGgtggcagctccctgcagcagagggatgggcagggggctgtgactGCTGCTGTGACTGCTACTCTGACATctgtcttctcctctcctctctcctctcctctcctctccacagCTAGAGACAGCTAAGAAAGCCTACCACCTGGCGTGCAAGGAGGAGAAGCTGGCCATGACCCGGGAAGCCAACAGCAAGGCGGAGCAGTCCAACACCCCCGAGCAGCAGAAGAAGCTCCAGGACAAAGTGGAAAAGTGCAAGCAAGACGTGCAAAAGGTGCGAGGGGCTGCTCTGATTTCACCCACAGAGGCTCAATCTGGGCTCCCCAGTGTGGTGGTCCACAAACCGGACCCTCTCAGCACCCCGATACCCTCCTGTGCCTTTGCAGACTCAGGAGAAGTACGAGAAGGTGCTGGACGAGCTGAACAAGTGCACCCCGCAGTACATCGAGAGCATGGAGCAGGTCTTTGAGCAGTGCCAGCAGTTTGAGGAGAAGAGGCTCAACTTCCTCAAGGAAGTGCTGCTGGACATCAAGAGGCACCTGAACCTGGCCGAGAGCAGCAGGTAGGTGCCTCCTGGTCTGGCTGGGCAGAAAGCGCCTGTGTGAGGTCTCCTTGCACTGCCTGGAGAGCAAACCAAGCTCTGGAGGGACCAAgtgcctccagcacagcccagcccccGCAATACAAGGGAGAGGGGTTTCTGGCCAACATGATGGTCACTAAGAGGTACCAAAGTGGCAGGAGGGCTGCACAGGAGCCGGGTGCTCCCCAGTGCCTCGTAGGAGGTGACACAACCTGGGCATgtccccaccccatccccaggTCACCCCTCTTCCGCCTGCAGCACCCCGACCCACGTCTCTCCCTGCAGCTACGCCAACGTCTACCGGGAGCTGGAGCAGACCATCCGCCTCTCGGATGCGCAGGAGGATCTCCGGTGGTTCCGCAGCACCAGTGGCCCTGGGATGCCCATGAACTGGCCCCAGTTTGAGGTGAGGCTGGGGACCCTGgccagggtgctggcagccccacGGGGCAGCTGGGCGCTCAGGGGCTGGTTGCTCTGTGCTTGCAGGAGTGGAACCCGGACCTGACGCACACGATAACAcggaaggagaagcagaagaaggGCGAGGGGGTGACCCTGACCAACACCAGCAGCACGGGCGAGACGGGGGCACTGGCGGGCGAGCGTGGGAGGTGAGGGGCGGCGAGGAGGGGAGCGGCACGGCGTTTGTCTGTGCAAACATTGCCAGCGCTGTGGGGACAGGCAAGGGGATGTGGGCTTTCCTGGGTGACAGCCACCGTTACGCTCTGTCCCCTCTCCGTGCCTTGCTGGGCTGTTGTGAGCGGGGTGGTCGCTGCAGCTCCCGCTCCCCTGTAACCTCGGGAAAGCTGCGGCGTcctcctggcagcacagcaccccGCCATCCCCCCGCCCGCTCTGAcagcccctctccctccttcgCCCCCACCCCAGCGTGAGCAGCCACGACCGTGGGCAGACCTACAGCGCCGAGTGGTCCGACGACGAAGGCAGCAACTCCTTCAACACCAGCGAGGCCAACGGCGGCACCAACCCCTTCGATGAGGAGTCAGTGGGGAAGGGCGTGCGGGTGCGGGCTCTGTACGACTACGAcgggcaggagcaggatgagctCAGCTTCAAAGCAGGTACAGTCCATCAGCGGTGCTGGGTCGGCCAGCGCTCGCCTGCCGGAGCTGCGGGTCGCCCACATTTTGGTGTGAAATCCCTCAATTTCTGGCTTATCCCAGCCCTTCAAAAAGCTGAACTGGCAGAGAGGGGAAGGCACAAGATGAACCCAAACCCAGGTGGGACTGGAGAGGTGGTGGGACAGGGTACATGAGGTCTCATGGGTCACCCCTTCTCTTTCTACCCTGCAAACTGGGGTGCTCAGCATCAGTCCTAGAAACACTCAGCAGCTCCATCCAAGGGAGAAACGGGGTGGTAGAAGAAGCTCCACCACCTGCAATGAGCTCTCCCCTTTCCACCTTCCTCTCCAGGTGATGAACTAACCAAACTCGGTGAAGAAGACGAGCAAGGATGGTGCAAAGGGCGCTTGGACAACGGGCAACTAGGTCTCTACCCCGCCAACTACGTGGAGGCAATCTAAGTCTTGTGGTGTGCTCCTCGTCGCCGTCAGCAGATAAATCCACCCTCCGTTGTCTCCATCTCTCCACCAGCCAACCAGCCATCTTGCCGTCTGGTCCTTCACTCCTCACACTTAGAGATTCAGACATATTTTCCGaccaagcttttatttttttaagagttgtCTCCGAAGAGTATTTTGCATAGTcgctttcttcttcttctaagaTAACGTGAAGCGAAAGATGACGTTGTCCGTTCGTCTACGTTagttgatttattattattttttttttttccgagCGAAAAAAAAGCCGATACCTCAAGATCTTGAAGCCCAACCAGTGAGAGCTCCTGATTGGTTGGTTTTTAAAGATACTGAAATCATGAGCCGCCTTCTGATTGGCTGGAACTGTTCCAAAATGCACGGCGCTGATGCTCCTGGGACCAATCAAATTCACCCCCAAAAAACCTGAGAGGGATTGGAGTCCGACACCAATTTTTTTGGTGTTTCCATGTTCTTCTCCCTGGTTCATCCTCCCTCCCCGCTGGAAGGGGACAAatgtcccctcctgccccacggCCACCCGGCCCTATCCGCAGGCAGGTCCCTGGGCAAGGATGGTGGCAGATGGAGATGTCCGGGTGTGGTGGGACCAGCCCTGCCATGGAGCTTGGTGGCATCTCCTCAGCTTCCTCCTCGTCCTCTTCCTCATGGCTGGGCTGTCAACGTGTCTGGAGCAGGCGCAGGCTCCCGAGCTGATGCCCggtgtgtgctgcagggagcagcattGCCCTTCGTGAGGGCAGTTATCCAGGCACACCAGATCCAGGGTGAGATGGGCCCTAAAATCCAGCGCTCCCAGGAGCCATCGCAGCCCAACGCTGCTGGAAGCACCTTCAcacccagcctggggcagcGGGAACCAGcctggatgctgctggggaCGGTCCCCATCTTCCCCCATCCCGAAGagagaggcaggagcagagcagggatggaggcaaGCACCGTCCAGCCTTGCACGGTGCCAGCAGGACCCACAGCCAGGTGGAGGATGAGGAGGGCTTGGTGCAGGCAGCAGACCCCACCTGGGCAGCAAAGCGGCTGCCTGGTGAGGACGGTGGAGAACAAGACACGCCAAAGCAGGGGAACGGCTGCAGCCTTTGCCCTTTGCTTTTCCCCAAGGGGCTCTACCCCTCCTGCGCTTGGGCTCTGCAACGGGCCACAGCATGGACGGGATCCCctcagcacccatgggtgctgccaCCCCGCATGGTCACCCCAACCCCGCTGCCCCAGGCATATTTTCCATCCTGAGCTCTTCCCTATGGCtcatctctcatttttttcccacaccGTCACCCTTAGCAGCATTGATGCCATCACCTTCCTGCACGCTCCTCTCCTACCCCCCTCCGTTGGTTCGTGAATTTTTTGGCCTCGGGGATCAAGTGttctggcagaggcaggagatgcACCATGTGCTGGGCACGGTGGGTGACAGCCACCCAGCCCCACGTCCCCTGCTAGGTatgcaaataggaaaaaaaataaacaaccagaaaaaaaaaaaagtcagaaaaaaacccaaccaaccaccTGTCTCAGCAATGCACCCCGGTTTTTTGTACATTGATTGTGTAATTTAAgaagtatatatataatatatatatatatatctcgTGATTGTATTACCGTGGatacaacaaaaagcagcaagcgAAAATAACTGAGCTCTGTAAGCGTCCTTCGGGTCTGGGTCCTCGTTTGCCTCCATGCGTCACTCTTGTCCCCCGTGGAGGTGGCTGTTGGGGTTCAGGGACCCCCCCAGGGTGGGCACTCAAGCCCCCTGCACCCcggggagctgcagctgctgtaacCCCAGGGAGGGAGACCCTGACCCTGAGGCTTTGGGGTGCAGCGGGATGGGGGCTCGGATGCATTGCTGGGGTCCTGGGGGAcaagggggctgtggggtggggggagcagccGCTGCCTTTGGGGATTCCCGTGCCAACATGCTGAGCAAAGCCCCGGGAAGCTCATGGGGGgattgaagaaaaagaaggtttGGGGGTcatccccagcaccagcaaaagcagcagcccctgacccagcgctgccccccaccctgggaAGGGGGAGCCGGGGATGCCCAGCAGGGAGCTGACGCTGGCAGAGGGGCCGGAGCCTCTTGGGCTCCCTACGAGCCTTCAAACCGTTTGGAAAAACGATTTGCATGTCACCCATCCCTCTCCCCCACCCAgagagctggggcagccccacagAGAGCAGTGGGACCCTctgggaggtgtgtgtgtgggcacttaatggggagggggcagagaaaaggaatttatttcccCTTATTTAagggctggagctggaaggGGCCTGGGGAGAAgcgctggctgccagccccgcaGAAGTGGGCAACTTTTGCTGGATCAGATCCCCTTGTCCGTGGGGGCACCGTGTTCTtgggtgccccctccccagctttcctcaCCATTTAACCCTTCCAGCTCACCTTCCCCACAGGGACGGGCAACCCCCTGCCTTCACATGAGCTCTGGGGCACCAGCACCcgtcctcctgctgctcctcgcACCGGCACAGGAAATCACAAGACACATTTAAGcttgtttttcctccccatttcttttttttggggttttttccccccccttttccaGAGCCCAAGGcagttttcctccttcccttgctcttctccttccagctgccctccatccctccagctGGGATGCTTGCAGGGCTGGCCAAAGCGCGTCCGTGCCTCTGCCGTGTAAACAGTATGAAacaggcagaagggaaagaaaaaggcaggagCTGTCACAGGCAGCtattttaagttaaaaacaaaagaacaagaaccaagtgggttttttttttgcttttaaactccCATAAAGCACCTCATGGGTACCCGGGGCTGCCCATCTATTCTTGTCATTTGAACCTAAACCACGATTTGCtgccagccaaaaccaaaaagcaaataaacaaataaaaaaattataatataaaAGATCAGCATCGCCAGGTAACTCAGACTCTTGTGAAATATGC
It encodes:
- the PACSIN1 gene encoding protein kinase C and casein kinase substrate in neurons protein 1; translated protein: MSGSYDESAATAEETTDSFWEVGNYKRTVKRIDDGHRLCNDLMNCVHERAKIEKSYAQQLTDWSKRWRQLIEKGPQYGSLEKAWGAIMTEADKVSELHQEVKNSLLNDDFEKVKNWQKDAYHKQIMGGFKEAKEAEDGFRKAQKPWAKKLKELETAKKAYHLACKEEKLAMTREANSKAEQSNTPEQQKKLQDKVEKCKQDVQKTQEKYEKVLDELNKCTPQYIESMEQVFEQCQQFEEKRLNFLKEVLLDIKRHLNLAESSSYANVYRELEQTIRLSDAQEDLRWFRSTSGPGMPMNWPQFEEWNPDLTHTITRKEKQKKGEGVTLTNTSSTGETGALAGERGSVSSHDRGQTYSAEWSDDEGSNSFNTSEANGGTNPFDEESVGKGVRVRALYDYDGQEQDELSFKAGDELTKLGEEDEQGWCKGRLDNGQLGLYPANYVEAI